The genomic DNA AATATCCAAAGATATTTTATCTATGCAGGCATGTTCTGTCTCAGGTAAAATTCTTTTATTTTTATCCTCTTCTAAAATTTCCTCTTTATTTAAATATACTTTTGCCTCAGCTTGTAAGTTTTCAGTTTCATAATTTTCCGGATATATGAACATTCTGTCTATTCTATAAACACTTGTCATATCGCTAAATTTAAGTTCTACTTCATATGCTACTTCAGAATCAGGATAAGTTACTTCTACAATTCTTGGTGAATTTAACCCTTTAGCAAAATTAACATCATTTACCAAACTACCAAATGATATAAGTCTGTTCCCAGTTTTAGGAAGATAGTTTGCATCTCCTACAGAAGCTGAAAATAAATCTTTTCCTCTTACTTTTCCATATTCCCAAATTTGTGTTACAGTCATTTCTTTTTCATTTATTCTATACTGCACAGCTCGACTGTAATTTTTTATATTTGGTACACCACGTCCATTTCCGTTATCGAACAGTAAAATATCAATAGTGTCTACATTATTATCAAAATCTGGAAGTTCTTCTTGTGAATGCTGTCCATATTGCCACTCAAAAAATCCTTCAGTCTCTATTGGTGTTAATAAATAATTTCTATAACTGTCATTCCATTGGTCATGTATCCCCAAAATCCATTTTAATTCTAATTCTGGATAACTCATTTTAATAACTGCACTTTGATGCCTTCCCGAAAGAGTTATACCATCTTTATGCTCATATATTGCATTTAAGTGAAACCAATCATCAAAACTTGCACCAAAAAAATCTTGTTTAAAAAGTTTTTTATTTATATATCTATTCTGATCTAATACAGTTTTTAAATCTATCTTTTTTATAATTTTTCCACTATTTCGTGATAATTCTATTAACGAGTCTTCAGATCCATTTTCATCCAGAGTTGTTATAAGGAAATTTCCATTTTCCATTTCCAAAATATCATGATGGATATTTTCTGATGCGATTGAATAAATGTTATATATCTTTCCTAATAAATCTAATTCTAAAAATTTATTTTTCACTTCTGAATTCATAATTATATTTCCATTTCTAAGTCTTTTAAATATCAAATTTGATTTATAATTAGTATACCATCTTATATCTCCATTACTATCTATAATTGAATTATTATGTTTTCCCACTGTAGATAGAAATGTAAATCCCGGCTCCATTTTTTCAGGTTTTGACTGAACTAAATTTATAGTATAAAAATTTTCTGGTAATTCTTCTGTTTGAATGTAAATCTCTTTTGTTAACTTTTTTCCGGATTTATCTTCTAAATACAAAATCACCTTATTATTTTTCCCAGCGTAAAGACCATAAACAGGAATCTCATGGTGTTTTTTATATTTTTTAAAATCATATCTTACTGATGTTGGTCCATCTTTCCCTTCAATGAATATCTCTATTTTAGTATCTTCTCCTGTATCAAACATTACCAGTGCTGTTAACGGCGCAAAATTATACGGATCCAATAGTATTAAAGGACTTTCAATGTCATAATGTTTATTTCTATATTCTTTTATTTTTGTTTCATTTGTAAAACTTTCTTCGTATTCTATATTTGTATTAGCTAAATCAAAGAAATTATCTTCATAGATTACTTCCTTTATCTCCTCAAAAGTTTGGGCATGACCTTTATAAACAAGCTGTGTACTTTGAGGATCTAGCTTTATATCTTTATCAATTTCAAAAATAAGCGTTCCGTCACCTAAACCATTTTCTGAACCAAAAAAAGGTTTATACCCATATACTGAAAGAAATGCTATATTTTCTAGTGCCAAAAATTCCTTTTCGTTTGTTCTTAATTTAAAATCCTTAATTTTTATTTTTTCTTTACTGCCTGTATTTACTGATATATCTACTAAAACAAACTTATTATTTTGTTTTGGTAGTTTTATATTATACTCTTCTTTTGATTCACCGCCATAAATTGTAATAATATTAGTTTTCTCTAGTTTCTCCTCTTCTTTATAACTTAAAATATTTAATTCTGCTGCTGTTGATAATTCTCTACTTAAATCACAAGAAACCAATAAAACAATTGAACATAGTAATATGATAATTTTCTTCATTCCATCACCTTTCTTAAAGTTTTCAAATAATATTATTACAACTTCATAATATATATTTATAATGTAATAAAAAAATAAAGCCAAAAAATGATCATGCATAAATTTATTAAGTCTATTTGAGTTTAATATTTTAATTTTATAATCTAATTTTTGTCTTTACCAAATTATTGAATATTTATAAAAATATCCTAATTTATTTTTTAAAATTCCTTTATCAATTTTTATTTTGACATTTATCCTTTAAACATTAAAAAAATCTGTTTTTTTATATTCATATATATATTATTCTTATGTAACAAATAAAATCTGATAAACCTGCTTTTTTTAGTATTTGTAATAAGAAAATATGTTTCTAATAATTTCTTTTTTTCTTTTTCAATCTCATCTCCATATTTTAAATATAGTTTATACAATAAATTTCTATCCCGTATTTCAAAATATCTTTTGTTTAATATTTTTTTTATTATATTTGATTTAGTACCTATTTGATTATTATTATGCTGGCGATAATACATTAAGGATTCATCCAAAAAATATCTTTTTCCTAATAGCTCTGCTAACAGATGTAAATATCTGTCATGCAGATAAACCTCATCCAAAAATGGGATACATATTTCCTTCATTTTGTTATTTATAATTATAGAAGCTCCTTGTACAATAAAAGAAAATAAAAACGTATTAGCTTTATTTTCTATAGATTTAATGAATTTTTTTTTAATTATTTTCAATCTATAATTGCATACACTTGAATTGCAATGTACTAATAGTGGAATTTCTTTATTTTCTTTAATAATTACATTATAAAGTTTTTCAATTTTTGTTTTATCCCAAAAATCATCTTGATCAGCAAACATTATATAATCAGCCTTAGAATGTTTTAATAACTGTTCAAAATTTTTGACAAACCCTAAATTTTTTTTATTATCTTCTATCAATCTAATTCTATTATCCAATTTCAAGTACTCATCTATTATCGTTCTCGTCTGATCGTTTGAACAGTCATCTCTTATTATAAGTTGCCAATTTTGATAAGTCTGACCGATTATTGAATCAATTTGTTCCTTTATATATTTTTCTCCATTATATGTTGCCATTAATATATCTATTTTTTTATCATCTGTATTTAGCATTTTAGACCTTCTATATTTTTATAATTAAAATTTTACAACATTAAAATCAATATTTTTTTATATTTTAAAAAAATGAAATAAAATTATAATTCAGAGTAATTCTATTTTGATGCTTTATTGCCTGAATTCTTATCTTCAAATAAAAAAAATGTTACAGTAATTTATGTACAAATTCCAAAATATAAAATATTTTTACTTGTTAATTATATTATTTCCCAGTCCCCCCTTTAGTTTTTGAGAAATGTCATTCTATTACTTTTTTTTATTTTTTAATAATTTTCAGGAAATAAAACTCTCTCTACACCTTCAATTATAATATGTAAAATAATCATATGTACTTCCTGAATTCTGTCAGAAGTTTCACCAGGAATTATAAATTCATAATCGCACATCCCTTTTAGTTCCCCGCCATCTTTACCTAATAAAGCAACTGTTTTCAACTGTTTATTTTTAGCAACTTTAACTGCCTCAATTATATTTTTAGAATTTCCAGAAGTTGAAATACCAAAGAAAAAATCACCACTTTCACCAAAAGCTTCTATCCCTTTAGAAAATATAAAGTCAAAACCATAATCATTAGCAACACATGTTATATGTGATGAATCACTTATACTTAATGAAGGCAGCGCTTTTCTCTCTTTTCTAAATCTTCCGGTAAATTCCTCGGCAAAATGCATTGCATCACAATTACTTCCTCCATTACCTGCTATAAGTGATTTCTTTCCTTTATTGTACGCCTCTGCAAGCTCTTTTGATATCTGAGCAGTTTTTAAAATGTTTTCCTCATTTTCAACAAAGTTTTTTATTGTTTCATACGCAGTAAGAAACGAGTTTTTTATCTCTCTTTCCATATTCCACACCTTTCTATAATTTTTACATATCTTCATAAAATTTAATTATTTCTTCTTTTGTAGTAGTTGCCGTTCCTATTTTCCCTACAACTATCCCAGCTGCTATATTTCCAATTTTAGCTGCTTCAAGACTTGTTGCTCCAGCTGCAAGTGCAAGTGTGAATACTGAAATTAATGTATCTCCGGCTCCTGTTACATCATAGACTTCCTTTGCCATTGTCGATACTTTATTATAATTTTCACTGCAAATAGAGACTCCTTCTTCGCTTCTTGTTAATAATAAATATTTCAAATCCAAGTCTTCTTTTATTTTCATTGCTTTATTTTCTATATCAGATTCGTCAGTAAAACTGTTTAATCCCAGATATTCTAGTATTTCTTTTTTATTAGGAGTGATTGCAGTTGCACCAACATAATTAATAAAATTTTTAGGCTTCGGATCTACAGTAATAATTTTATTATTTTTTCTGGCTATCTCTATGATCTTTTTTGATACATATTCTGATAGTACTCCCTTGTTATAATCTGACAGTATAATAGCCTCTATGTTTTTTATGTTTTTTTCCAGTCTATCAATTATGTCTTTCTGTATTCTTTCATTAATAACTTCATTTTTCTCCCAGTCTATTCTGAGTAATTGATTATTATGGGCTAAAATTCTGGTTTTTATTATTGTTGGTCTTTCACTGTCTATCACAAGACCCGAAACTTCTATTCCTGTCTCTTCCAATTTTTTTATTAATTTCTGTCCATTCTCATCATCACCTATAACACCATATGTGATAACCTGACTATTTAAATTTCTCAGGTTATTTGAAACATTGGCTGCTCCTCCTAGAACAAACCTTTCTTTATTGACATTTACCACTGGTACAGGTGCCTCTGGTGATATTCTTGTTACATCTCCCAATAAATATGAATCAATCATCATATCACCAACAACTGCTATTTTTAAATTTTTAAATTTTTCTATAAGCTCTACGACTCTTTCTACTTTTAACATTTCACTCCTTAATGATCATTAATATACCTAACCAATTACTCCTTTTATTTTTTGTTCATTAAGCTCATAACCAATACAAGATTTATGACTATACTTGCATTTTAATGAATGGCAGGGTGAACAATCTACTATTGTATCTAAAATTATATTTTTTTCATTTTGATTAGTTAAAAATTTCTTTATATTAACATCTCTGGCTCTTGTTGACCCATATAAGGTAATCTGTTTTATTCCAAGAATAGCACCTAAATGCGACGTCCATGAATCTATGCCTATTAATGCTTCCGATTGTTCAAATATAGATCTCCATTGACTCAGGGAATAATTTTCCAATATCCATCCATCTAATTTTTCTACTTTTTTATCATTTTTTCCACCGATTTGGATTAACTTTACATTCTCTTTCTTACATATCTCAATCAGTTTATGTATCATTTTACTAGGAATACTCTTTAAATTCCAGCCACCAAACGGATGTAACAATACTATCTTCCCATCTCCAAACTTTTCTAGTATCTCCTTTGCTTTTCTGACCACTTCATCATCTACAGATGGCTTCAATGGTTCTATCTTTGTATCAATAGATATTTCTAATTCATTTAACATATGTTCTACTATGTTTAACCCCATAAAATCAAAATCCATTTTTGGATGACTTCTTGCTATTTTCCCAGAAAAATCTTTTCTTTTTTCTACAAAGTTTACTGCTTTTTCAAAATAATTCATTGTTTCATGAGCTTGTGGTATACCTATCGGTATTTCCAATACTTCAAAATTTGGTGAAAAATCTCTTACCCAGTCTACAAGTTTTTCAGATACATGAAATCTTACTTTTTTTCCAATTGAAACACAATAATTAGCAACTTGTATACCTATTAGTACATCACCTCTATGAAATGGACATACAAATTCTATATAATCTCTCCATGGCTTAGTTTTTCTTGGTGAGAAAGAATACGTTACATCCTCATTTTCCAATGATAAATTAACACTGTAATACGGATCATATTTTAATTTTTCCCCATATCGGCTTATCATTTCTCTTCTTTCGTTCCTGTTCAATTCTTTCTTATACTTACTTTCGTCCTTACCGCGACTTATAGATTCTAAGTGATATAACTCAACTTCCGGATTAAATATTATTTTATAACCTTTATCTCTAACTTTTAAACAAAGATCCACATCATTATAACTTACTTTCAATTTTTCCTCGTCAAAACCATTTACTTCTTCAAATATCTTTTTTGATATCGCAAGACATGCTCCTGTTACCGCAGAGACATTATGTATTAGACCTAATCTTCCAAAATATCCAGGTGAGTTTTTAGGTAAATGTTTATGAATATGTCCAGCAACACCATAAACTCCTGTAACACATCCAGCATGTTGTATTGTATTATTGCTATAATATAATTTAGCACCCACTATTCCGACATTTTCTTCTGAAAAAGTGGAAATCATTTCTTTAAGCCAGTCATTCTTTATAATCTCTAAATCATTATTCATAAAGACTAAATACTCACCTTTAGCCTCTTTTACTGCCAAATTATTTAATTTAGAATAGTTAAATTCTCCTTCTACCTTTAATATTTTTATTCTGGAATCTGCTGATATTTTATCAAAATACTCTAAAGTTTTCTTTTCTTTACTATCATTATCTACAATAATAACTTCAAAGTCATCATAATCTGTATTTTTTTGTAATCCGTCCACACAATTTTTTAGTATTTCTACTCTGTCTCTTGTTGGAATTATCAGTGATACTTTAGGTAAAATAGTTTTTTGTTGTCTTTTTATTTTCCAGCAACCCGGAAAATTATCTACCGGAAGAATACGAACATCTTCTTTTAATATTTCATAATGTTCTTTCAGTGCTTTATATGCTGAATCATCTGAAATATTATGATTATCTGTAGAAAAAGTATGATTTCCTTTAAAAATTCTCCAATGGTATAAGACATGAGGTATATGTGAAATTCTGTCAGAAGAAATTTCTCTTAAAAACCTAAGTAATATATCATAATCCTGACTACCCTCAAAACCTTTTCTAAATCCGCCAATTTTTTTCAAAATTGAAGTTCTGTAGATTCCCAGGTGAGCAACAAAATTTTGTGAATTTATTAAGGTTTCATTCCATTCCATCTTGAAGTAAGGATCATATCTTATATTTTCTCCATCTATTTTATCTTCATCAGTATAAATTAGATCTACCAATCCCTTTTTTCTATTTATTTCCCACACAACCATATATAATGCATGTTTAGGAATTAAATCATCATGGTCCATTAACGCTGTAAATTCTCCAGTTACTAATTCCAGTGCCGAATTACTTGCAAGAGAAATATGACCATTTTCTTTCCTATATATAACTTTTATTCTGCTGTCTTTATTTTCATATTCTTTAAGTATTTCTCTTACTTCTTCGTTAGGCGAATTATCATCTGCTATACATAATTCCCAATTGTCATAAGTTTGTTCAATTACTGAATCTAGTGCTTGTTTCAAAAAATGTATATCTGTATTATATACCGGCATTAACACAGAAATTAAAGGTTTATACTGAAAATTTTCTATACTCTCTTTCATTTCAAATATATCTTCAATAGATAATTCATC from Sebaldella termitidis ATCC 33386 includes the following:
- the gmhA gene encoding D-sedoheptulose 7-phosphate isomerase, producing the protein MEREIKNSFLTAYETIKNFVENEENILKTAQISKELAEAYNKGKKSLIAGNGGSNCDAMHFAEEFTGRFRKERKALPSLSISDSSHITCVANDYGFDFIFSKGIEAFGESGDFFFGISTSGNSKNIIEAVKVAKNKQLKTVALLGKDGGELKGMCDYEFIIPGETSDRIQEVHMIILHIIIEGVERVLFPENY
- a CDS encoding glycosyltransferase family 2 protein, with the protein product MLNTDDKKIDILMATYNGEKYIKEQIDSIIGQTYQNWQLIIRDDCSNDQTRTIIDEYLKLDNRIRLIEDNKKNLGFVKNFEQLLKHSKADYIMFADQDDFWDKTKIEKLYNVIIKENKEIPLLVHCNSSVCNYRLKIIKKKFIKSIENKANTFLFSFIVQGASIIINNKMKEICIPFLDEVYLHDRYLHLLAELLGKRYFLDESLMYYRQHNNNQIGTKSNIIKKILNKRYFEIRDRNLLYKLYLKYGDEIEKEKKKLLETYFLITNTKKSRFIRFYLLHKNNIYMNIKKQIFLMFKG
- a CDS encoding glycosyltransferase; this encodes MEIKNTSAFIKPKKLDFRGSSWIGHVPFGSWLITELNPKVFVELGTHKGMSFLTFSQSILENNLQTKAYAVDTWSGDHQAGYYGDEIYIELKDYIDENYPEFTFLKKMTFDEAAESFENGSVDLLHIDGLHTYEAVKHDFEVWFPKLSDRGVVIFHDTFEKKKDFGVYKFWEEILKKYPGFEFKFWHGLGVLLVGENRNEYLLELCENNGENEKFKLFNSFFEKLANDLRIVAEREILEENLKQEVEYAKSLEKRIRGDERTLEELQSLRQRLESDVNSQSEEKNLIKKELKILTKKLKILTKKLNDLEIIKDDFKKINRENEELRNQLNRVYLSRSWKFSRGVRALENIIHGKGIRGNKERFKKNWYLKNNPDVFESGGDPYEHYMSHGKHEGRLGAPDTFLVRNYRRLRIVKTAYKTAKSKDIKFSYIIKKGFETYKYYGISGVKEKIVFSINPKITNNEDMYQKWVELYDELSIEDIFEMKESIENFQYKPLISVLMPVYNTDIHFLKQALDSVIEQTYDNWELCIADDNSPNEEVREILKEYENKDSRIKVIYRKENGHISLASNSALELVTGEFTALMDHDDLIPKHALYMVVWEINRKKGLVDLIYTDEDKIDGENIRYDPYFKMEWNETLINSQNFVAHLGIYRTSILKKIGGFRKGFEGSQDYDILLRFLREISSDRISHIPHVLYHWRIFKGNHTFSTDNHNISDDSAYKALKEHYEILKEDVRILPVDNFPGCWKIKRQQKTILPKVSLIIPTRDRVEILKNCVDGLQKNTDYDDFEVIIVDNDSKEKKTLEYFDKISADSRIKILKVEGEFNYSKLNNLAVKEAKGEYLVFMNNDLEIIKNDWLKEMISTFSEENVGIVGAKLYYSNNTIQHAGCVTGVYGVAGHIHKHLPKNSPGYFGRLGLIHNVSAVTGACLAISKKIFEEVNGFDEEKLKVSYNDVDLCLKVRDKGYKIIFNPEVELYHLESISRGKDESKYKKELNRNERREMISRYGEKLKYDPYYSVNLSLENEDVTYSFSPRKTKPWRDYIEFVCPFHRGDVLIGIQVANYCVSIGKKVRFHVSEKLVDWVRDFSPNFEVLEIPIGIPQAHETMNYFEKAVNFVEKRKDFSGKIARSHPKMDFDFMGLNIVEHMLNELEISIDTKIEPLKPSVDDEVVRKAKEILEKFGDGKIVLLHPFGGWNLKSIPSKMIHKLIEICKKENVKLIQIGGKNDKKVEKLDGWILENYSLSQWRSIFEQSEALIGIDSWTSHLGAILGIKQITLYGSTRARDVNIKKFLTNQNEKNIILDTIVDCSPCHSLKCKYSHKSCIGYELNEQKIKGVIG
- the rfaE1 gene encoding D-glycero-beta-D-manno-heptose-7-phosphate kinase, encoding MLKVERVVELIEKFKNLKIAVVGDMMIDSYLLGDVTRISPEAPVPVVNVNKERFVLGGAANVSNNLRNLNSQVITYGVIGDDENGQKLIKKLEETGIEVSGLVIDSERPTIIKTRILAHNNQLLRIDWEKNEVINERIQKDIIDRLEKNIKNIEAIILSDYNKGVLSEYVSKKIIEIARKNNKIITVDPKPKNFINYVGATAITPNKKEILEYLGLNSFTDESDIENKAMKIKEDLDLKYLLLTRSEEGVSICSENYNKVSTMAKEVYDVTGAGDTLISVFTLALAAGATSLEAAKIGNIAAGIVVGKIGTATTTKEEIIKFYEDM
- a CDS encoding aryl-sulfate sulfotransferase, yielding MKKIIILLCSIVLLVSCDLSRELSTAAELNILSYKEEEKLEKTNIITIYGGESKEEYNIKLPKQNNKFVLVDISVNTGSKEKIKIKDFKLRTNEKEFLALENIAFLSVYGYKPFFGSENGLGDGTLIFEIDKDIKLDPQSTQLVYKGHAQTFEEIKEVIYEDNFFDLANTNIEYEESFTNETKIKEYRNKHYDIESPLILLDPYNFAPLTALVMFDTGEDTKIEIFIEGKDGPTSVRYDFKKYKKHHEIPVYGLYAGKNNKVILYLEDKSGKKLTKEIYIQTEELPENFYTINLVQSKPEKMEPGFTFLSTVGKHNNSIIDSNGDIRWYTNYKSNLIFKRLRNGNIIMNSEVKNKFLELDLLGKIYNIYSIASENIHHDILEMENGNFLITTLDENGSEDSLIELSRNSGKIIKKIDLKTVLDQNRYINKKLFKQDFFGASFDDWFHLNAIYEHKDGITLSGRHQSAVIKMSYPELELKWILGIHDQWNDSYRNYLLTPIETEGFFEWQYGQHSQEELPDFDNNVDTIDILLFDNGNGRGVPNIKNYSRAVQYRINEKEMTVTQIWEYGKVRGKDLFSASVGDANYLPKTGNRLISFGSLVNDVNFAKGLNSPRIVEVTYPDSEVAYEVELKFSDMTSVYRIDRMFIYPENYETENLQAEAKVYLNKEEILEEDKNKRILPETEHACIDKISLDIESKSLSIDGWAFLEEYNSDTVKKYLVLYNEDRSYSVQLNNTIRGDVTEVFNKVLGNNKNYSKSGFNDWISLTNLPPGKYKVAVKVVYGDIEKEYKTDYYLALNSIDNTKLIKKQKKIEENIKKDFEKKVYTLDDPMIVKDPYGLSPLTALILFKTDSKMNIEIEIPGKNKEGTLKYKLEGYNNLHIIPVYGLYPDKKNIVFISAYDEHGKKIRKKIKIKTDKVEIDMPKVKILKKDQEKLKKGFLFISSFSGMYAIDLNGDVRWYIKDGIGGTSPITQLENDRFLAINNEMTRPPYYKSGFYELNIMGKVHKEYDVDGVHHDIVELPNKNYIALINNPDGDLEDYMVEINRETGRVVKRWNMKEIFNIKEKIARPEYINYDLMTNKEKENKVLEEKIVSKYKEDWFHQNAVWYDKDTNYLIISSRHQNAVIAIDYNSSEVKWIFGGEKYEWNEKRDLTNKILKPNSSDFDYAYGQHGVKLIDGLLYVYDNGNFRHGISEETNYSRGVIFRIDESDMKVSKVWEYGKENGNSTFTPYIGNIEVLDNDYYLINFGGIVIDSNGKITGDVSKVFSPTSKSETVISEIRNGEEVLIVKLYDKAYISNSYRVNHFELNPKNLIWNF